The Kitasatospora sp. NBC_00374 genome has a segment encoding these proteins:
- a CDS encoding amino acid permease: protein MLFFAFAFAVIADPVSSVAYAIEAALRALHGDLALLLPTMALVVGLVVVVTANYWQLVGRFPKGGGAAAAAGRAFGARWTFLPIGALVVDFVLTIGISIAAAASAVIALFPGLAPVRIPLALVLLAVVAGLTWFGHGGRLLFAAMTVVFVLIAVVVLVLGFAGPHSTGTAAAAADPGRPAVLAVVMAFPVAMALATGIEAPSTAIAQLGQLDDTHRRRFGRGTLALLLVIVGGLTLALTALAVDLHIGLPGADSTQIAEIAHAAAGPGWVYSAFQLTSSLLLLAAASSSFQAGPGLLKALAGTADNPGVLPAVLGRSNRHHTPYWSVVVYLAAAALVIVAASGQEQELVLFYAVSVFVSFLVGLLAMARFARTERKPGLVLVNALAAVAVAFTLAVNLLRGWPLLSLVATVLIGGALYARWVRAGRPSGIEDIERRAEAG, encoded by the coding sequence GTGCTGTTCTTCGCCTTCGCCTTCGCCGTGATCGCGGACCCGGTCTCCTCCGTGGCCTACGCGATCGAGGCCGCGCTGCGCGCGCTGCACGGCGACCTCGCGCTGCTGCTCCCGACGATGGCCCTGGTGGTCGGGCTCGTCGTCGTGGTGACGGCCAACTACTGGCAGCTGGTGGGGCGGTTCCCGAAGGGCGGCGGAGCGGCCGCGGCCGCCGGACGAGCCTTCGGCGCCCGGTGGACGTTCCTGCCGATCGGCGCCCTCGTGGTGGACTTCGTCCTGACCATCGGCATCTCCATCGCCGCCGCGGCCAGTGCCGTGATCGCGCTCTTCCCCGGGCTGGCGCCCGTTCGGATCCCGCTCGCACTCGTGCTGCTGGCGGTGGTGGCGGGGCTGACCTGGTTCGGGCACGGCGGCCGCCTGTTGTTCGCGGCGATGACGGTCGTGTTCGTGCTGATCGCGGTCGTGGTGCTGGTCCTGGGCTTCGCCGGGCCCCACAGCACCGGCACGGCGGCTGCGGCGGCAGACCCCGGCAGGCCCGCGGTGCTGGCCGTGGTGATGGCCTTCCCGGTCGCCATGGCGCTCGCCACCGGTATCGAGGCGCCGTCGACCGCGATCGCCCAGCTCGGCCAGCTCGACGACACCCACCGCCGCCGCTTCGGCCGCGGCACGCTCGCCCTGCTGCTGGTCATCGTCGGGGGCCTCACCCTGGCCCTGACCGCGCTCGCGGTGGACCTCCACATCGGGCTGCCCGGTGCCGACTCCACGCAGATCGCGGAGATCGCGCATGCCGCGGCCGGCCCGGGCTGGGTCTACAGCGCGTTCCAGCTCACCAGCTCGCTGCTCCTGCTCGCGGCCGCCAGTTCCTCCTTCCAGGCCGGACCGGGCCTGCTGAAGGCCCTCGCCGGGACGGCGGACAACCCCGGTGTCCTGCCGGCCGTCCTCGGCCGGAGCAACAGGCACCACACCCCGTACTGGTCGGTGGTGGTCTACCTGGCCGCCGCCGCGCTGGTCATCGTGGCGGCCTCCGGGCAGGAACAGGAACTCGTCCTGTTCTACGCGGTGTCGGTCTTCGTCAGCTTCCTCGTGGGTCTGCTGGCCATGGCCCGCTTCGCCAGAACCGAGCGCAAGCCCGGGCTGGTGCTCGTCAACGCCCTCGCGGCGGTGGCGGTCGCCTTCACCCTCGCCGTCAACCTGCTGCGCGGCTGGCCGCTGCTGTCCCTGGTCGCGACCGTGCTGATCGGCGGTGCCCTCTACGCGCGCTGGGTGCGGGCAGGCCGGCCCAGCGGCATCGAGGACATCGAGCGCCGGGCCGAGGCCGGCTGA
- a CDS encoding molybdopterin-dependent oxidoreductase, giving the protein MRTALAAGPPPGPARPEFWRSPLRGPWLTSVLGLVLLGGITVLFVTGLLSYAAYNPDLAAVNDQTPDKGRLGFYLFPWPTSPAWLYRLTQGVHVTLGIVLIPVLLAKLWSVIPRLFSWPPVRSPAHALERLSLLLLVGGALFEFITGVLNIQLHYIFPGSFYTLHFYGAWVFIGAFVAHVAFRLPVVVRALRSRRLRAELRTDTAGTVPEPLDDTGLVSPRPAPATVSRRGALAMVGAAALALFAVTAGQSIGGWWRRTALLAPHGQEPGTGPNGFQINKTAADVGIRPADIGPDWRLTVRGPGREAVLTLDQLRRLPQTGAALPIACVEGWSTPDQDWTGVRLTDLAALVGLHDSPPDVFVESVQRGGSFSSTVLRDNQVRDARSLLALRVNGADLSPDHGYPARIIVPANPGVHNTKWVTRLTFGATG; this is encoded by the coding sequence CTGCGGACGGCGCTCGCGGCCGGCCCGCCGCCTGGTCCGGCACGCCCGGAGTTCTGGCGCAGCCCGCTGCGCGGCCCGTGGCTCACCTCGGTCCTCGGCCTCGTCCTGCTGGGCGGGATCACCGTGCTGTTCGTGACCGGGCTGCTGTCCTACGCCGCCTACAACCCGGACCTCGCGGCGGTGAACGACCAGACCCCGGACAAGGGTCGGCTCGGCTTCTACCTGTTCCCCTGGCCGACCAGCCCCGCCTGGCTCTACCGCCTGACCCAGGGCGTCCACGTCACCCTGGGCATCGTGCTGATCCCGGTCCTGCTGGCCAAGCTCTGGTCGGTCATCCCCAGGCTCTTCTCGTGGCCGCCGGTCCGTTCGCCCGCCCACGCCCTGGAACGGCTGTCGCTGCTGCTCCTGGTCGGCGGGGCGCTGTTCGAGTTCATCACCGGCGTCCTCAACATCCAGCTGCACTACATCTTCCCCGGCTCCTTCTACACCCTGCACTTCTACGGCGCCTGGGTGTTCATCGGCGCCTTCGTCGCCCATGTGGCCTTCCGCCTCCCGGTCGTGGTGCGGGCGCTGCGCAGCCGGCGTCTGCGCGCCGAACTGCGCACCGACACCGCCGGCACGGTCCCCGAACCGCTCGACGACACCGGCCTGGTCTCCCCGCGGCCCGCTCCCGCGACCGTCTCCCGGCGGGGAGCCCTCGCCATGGTCGGCGCCGCCGCCCTCGCCCTGTTCGCGGTGACGGCCGGTCAGAGCATCGGCGGATGGTGGCGCCGGACCGCACTGCTCGCCCCGCACGGACAGGAACCCGGCACCGGCCCGAACGGCTTCCAGATCAACAAGACCGCCGCGGACGTCGGCATCCGCCCCGCCGACATCGGCCCCGACTGGCGGCTGACCGTGCGCGGCCCCGGCCGCGAAGCCGTCCTCACCCTGGACCAGCTGAGGCGGCTCCCACAGACCGGCGCCGCTCTGCCGATCGCCTGCGTCGAGGGCTGGTCCACCCCCGACCAGGACTGGACCGGGGTGCGCCTGACCGACCTCGCCGCCCTCGTCGGCCTGCACGACAGCCCGCCCGACGTCTTCGTCGAATCCGTCCAGCGCGGCGGGTCGTTCAGCTCGACCGTCCTGCGTGACAACCAGGTCCGCGACGCCCGCTCCCTGCTCGCCCTGCGCGTCAACGGCGCCGACCTGTCACCCGACCACGGCTACCCCGCGAGGATCATCGTGCCCGCCAACCCCGGTGTCCACAACACCAAGTGGGTCACCCGCCTCACCTTCGGAGCCACCGGATGA
- a CDS encoding DUF4097 domain-containing protein, which translates to MPSFDTPEPISATAHVEAGSIRFAAGDRLDTVVEVRPRDPKKDQDVRAADQTEVTYTGGVLTVRTPKQRYLIGRTGTVDVTVELPTGSRIDMTGAWAQVLGEGRLGEVRVKTSSGDVRLDTTGPLHLTASHGSITVDQVEGMAEITTSSGSLRVGLLDGPAVLKNSHGTTTVGAATGELRVSGANGDIEIRRAEDSVTATTAHGTLRVYEVARGTVQLETSYGAIEVGIREGTAAWLDVSSGSGQVRNTLTASEAPEATEDTVKVRARTRYGNIDILRAKV; encoded by the coding sequence ATGCCTTCTTTCGACACTCCCGAACCGATCTCGGCCACGGCGCACGTGGAGGCCGGTTCCATCCGATTCGCCGCGGGCGACCGCCTCGACACCGTCGTCGAGGTGCGGCCCCGCGATCCGAAGAAGGACCAGGACGTCCGCGCGGCCGACCAGACCGAGGTCACGTACACGGGCGGTGTCCTGACCGTCAGGACCCCCAAGCAGCGCTATCTGATCGGCCGCACCGGCACCGTCGACGTGACGGTCGAACTGCCCACGGGCTCGCGCATCGACATGACCGGCGCCTGGGCACAGGTGCTCGGCGAGGGCCGGCTCGGCGAGGTCCGCGTGAAGACCTCCTCCGGCGACGTCCGCCTCGACACCACCGGCCCGCTGCACCTCACCGCCTCCCACGGCTCGATCACCGTGGACCAGGTCGAGGGCATGGCCGAGATCACCACCAGCTCCGGCAGCCTGCGTGTCGGCCTCCTCGACGGCCCCGCCGTCCTGAAGAACTCGCACGGCACCACGACCGTCGGCGCCGCGACCGGCGAGCTGCGGGTGAGCGGCGCCAACGGCGACATCGAGATCCGGCGCGCCGAGGACTCGGTCACCGCCACCACCGCCCACGGCACCCTTCGCGTGTACGAAGTGGCCCGTGGCACCGTCCAGTTGGAGACCTCGTACGGTGCCATCGAGGTCGGCATCCGCGAGGGCACCGCCGCCTGGCTCGACGTCAGCTCCGGCTCCGGTCAGGTGCGCAACACGCTCACCGCGTCCGAGGCCCCGGAAGCGACCGAGGACACCGTCAAGGTCCGCGCCCGCACCCGGTACGGCAACATCGACATCCTCCGCGCCAAGGTCTGA
- a CDS encoding ABC transporter permease, with translation MSSLTLAARDSSTMLRRNLLHARRYPSLTLNLLLTPIMLLLLFVYIFGDTMSAGLAGGSPNRAAYIAYVVPGLLLMTIGSTVVGTAVSVSNDMTEGIIARFRTMAIHRPSVLVGHVASSVLQSVASVLLVGAVAVAIGFRSTHATALEWLAALGLLVLFALALTWIAVGMGLISPNAEAASNNAMPLILLPLLSSAFTPIHSMPGWFQPIAEYQPFTPAIETLRGLLLGTEIGHNGWLAIAWCLALTALGYRWSTATFNRDPK, from the coding sequence ATGAGCTCCCTCACCCTCGCCGCACGCGACTCCTCCACCATGCTGCGCCGCAACCTCCTGCACGCCCGGCGCTACCCCTCCCTCACCCTGAACCTGCTGCTCACCCCGATCATGCTGCTGCTGCTCTTCGTCTACATCTTCGGCGACACGATGAGCGCCGGCCTCGCCGGCGGCAGCCCGAACCGCGCCGCCTACATCGCCTACGTCGTCCCGGGCCTGCTGCTGATGACCATCGGCAGCACCGTCGTCGGCACCGCGGTCTCCGTCTCCAACGACATGACCGAGGGCATCATCGCCCGCTTCCGCACCATGGCGATCCACCGCCCCTCGGTCCTCGTCGGGCACGTCGCCTCCAGCGTGCTGCAGTCCGTCGCCAGCGTGCTCCTCGTCGGCGCCGTCGCCGTGGCCATCGGCTTCCGCTCCACCCACGCCACCGCCCTGGAGTGGCTCGCCGCCCTCGGACTGCTCGTGCTGTTCGCCCTGGCCCTCACCTGGATCGCCGTCGGCATGGGCCTGATCAGTCCCAACGCCGAGGCGGCCAGCAACAACGCGATGCCGCTGATCCTGCTGCCACTGCTGTCCAGCGCCTTCACCCCGATCCACTCCATGCCCGGCTGGTTCCAGCCCATCGCCGAGTACCAGCCGTTCACCCCCGCCATCGAAACCCTCCGCGGCCTGCTGCTCGGCACCGAGATCGGCCACAACGGCTGGCTCGCCATCGCCTGGTGCCTCGCCCTCACCGCACTCGGCTACCGCTGGTCCACCGCCACCTTCAACCGCGACCCGAAGTAA
- a CDS encoding glycoside hydrolase family 15 protein, with the protein MAFDTTGFEQADSRRYMPISEHGLIGDLRTTALVGTDGTIDWYCCPRFDAPSVFGSILDAERGGSFELAAEVPTRTRQFYFPDTNVLITRFFAADGVAEIQDFMPVVDESREAARHRLIRRVLCVRGALPFRARIAPRFGYGAEAHTTHLEGHVAVFRSPSLTLALTATAPLESDGLDVWSHFKLLEGESNVFALDQIGDDVAPRSCPRVEAQEQADATVRFWRHWLAGSRYHGRWREMVNRSALVLKLLTYAPTGAIVAAPTTSLPEQIGGERNWDYRYVWVRDAAFCVYAMLRLGFTSEAEAFMGFLGKQGIMSGTGATGPLQIMYGIDGRSELPEYELPHLEGYLGSAPVRVGNAATGQLQLDIYGALIDSIYLYDKWGQPISSARWDEVGAMADWLCEHWDQPDEGIWETRSGRRNFVYSRLMCWVALERAIRMANRRGLPADLPRWRQSRDAIYRQIMQRGWSARRGAFVQALDDGQLDASLLMMPMAKFISPTDPKWLSTLDALTADLVSDSLVHRYDAAASPDGLHGPEGTFSICSFWYVEALARAGRLEEARLAFEKMLTYANHLGLFAEEIGPTGEQLGNFPQAFTHLSLISAAFNLDRALG; encoded by the coding sequence ATGGCGTTCGACACGACTGGTTTCGAGCAGGCGGACAGCCGCCGCTACATGCCGATCTCCGAACACGGCCTGATCGGCGATCTTCGTACGACGGCCCTGGTCGGAACGGACGGCACCATCGACTGGTACTGCTGCCCGCGATTCGATGCGCCCAGCGTGTTCGGGTCCATCCTCGACGCCGAACGGGGCGGGTCGTTCGAGTTGGCCGCCGAGGTCCCGACACGCACCCGACAGTTCTACTTCCCCGACACGAACGTGCTGATCACGCGATTCTTCGCCGCAGACGGGGTGGCGGAGATCCAGGACTTCATGCCCGTGGTCGACGAGTCGCGGGAGGCGGCCCGGCACCGGCTGATCCGGCGGGTGCTCTGCGTCCGCGGTGCCCTCCCGTTCAGGGCGCGGATCGCCCCCCGGTTCGGCTACGGCGCCGAGGCGCACACCACGCACCTCGAAGGCCACGTGGCGGTTTTCCGCTCCCCGTCTCTGACACTCGCGCTGACCGCCACCGCACCGCTGGAGAGCGACGGCCTGGACGTGTGGTCGCACTTCAAGCTCCTCGAGGGCGAGTCCAACGTGTTCGCCCTCGACCAGATCGGCGACGACGTGGCCCCTCGGTCCTGTCCACGCGTCGAGGCGCAGGAGCAGGCCGACGCGACGGTCAGGTTCTGGCGTCACTGGCTGGCCGGTTCGCGCTACCACGGGCGGTGGCGGGAGATGGTGAACCGCTCCGCTCTGGTGCTGAAGCTGCTCACCTACGCGCCGACCGGTGCGATCGTCGCCGCACCGACCACCAGCCTGCCCGAGCAGATCGGCGGCGAGCGCAACTGGGACTACCGCTACGTCTGGGTCCGCGACGCCGCCTTCTGCGTCTACGCCATGCTGCGCCTCGGGTTCACCTCGGAGGCCGAGGCGTTCATGGGGTTCCTCGGCAAGCAAGGCATCATGAGCGGCACCGGTGCGACCGGCCCGTTGCAGATCATGTACGGCATCGACGGGCGCAGCGAGCTGCCCGAGTACGAGCTGCCGCACCTGGAGGGCTACCTCGGCTCCGCACCGGTCCGGGTCGGCAACGCCGCCACCGGCCAGCTCCAGCTGGACATCTACGGAGCCCTGATCGACTCGATCTACCTGTACGACAAGTGGGGACAGCCGATCAGCAGCGCCCGCTGGGACGAGGTCGGCGCGATGGCGGACTGGCTCTGCGAGCACTGGGACCAGCCCGACGAGGGAATCTGGGAGACCCGCTCGGGCCGGCGGAACTTCGTGTACTCGCGGCTGATGTGCTGGGTGGCACTGGAGCGGGCCATCCGGATGGCGAACCGCCGCGGCCTGCCGGCCGACCTGCCCCGCTGGCGGCAGTCCCGGGACGCGATCTACCGGCAGATCATGCAGCGCGGGTGGTCGGCCCGGCGGGGCGCGTTCGTCCAGGCTCTGGACGACGGTCAGCTGGACGCCTCGCTGCTGATGATGCCGATGGCCAAGTTCATCTCGCCCACCGACCCCAAGTGGCTCTCCACCCTGGACGCCCTCACCGCCGACCTCGTCTCCGACTCCCTGGTCCACCGCTACGACGCGGCCGCCAGCCCGGACGGCCTGCACGGTCCCGAGGGCACCTTCTCGATCTGCTCCTTCTGGTACGTGGAGGCCCTGGCACGCGCAGGGCGGCTGGAGGAGGCCCGGCTCGCTTTCGAGAAGATGCTCACCTACGCCAACCACCTCGGTCTGTTCGCCGAGGAGATCGGCCCGACCGGCGAACAACTCGGCAACTTCCCCCAGGCCTTCACCCACCTCTCGCTGATCAGCGCCGCCTTCAACCTCGACCGCGCACTCGGCTGA
- a CDS encoding ATP-binding cassette domain-containing protein: MPTSSRGGGHPSPAAISAVGLRKSYGDKTVLDGVDLFIPAGSVFALLGPNGAGKTTVVKILSTLISADGGQARVAGHDVATDPQAVRAAIGVTGQFSAVDGLITGEENMLLMADLHHLSRREGRRTAAELLERFDLTEAARKPASTYSGGMKRRLDIAMTLVGDPRIIFLDEPTTGLDPRSRHTMWQIIRGLVTDGVTVLLTTQYLDEADELADRIAVLNDGRIAAEGTADELKRLVPGGHVRLRFTDPTAYRNATLALHDATRDDDALTLQIPNDGSQRQLRAVLDRLDTAGIDADELTVHTPDLDDVFFALTTGTDPQPRIPNQPTEAAR; the protein is encoded by the coding sequence ATGCCCACATCCAGCCGGGGTGGCGGTCACCCGTCGCCGGCCGCCATCTCCGCCGTCGGTCTTCGTAAGTCCTATGGCGACAAGACCGTTCTCGACGGTGTCGATCTGTTCATCCCGGCGGGGTCGGTGTTCGCGCTGCTCGGGCCGAACGGCGCGGGCAAGACCACCGTGGTGAAGATCCTGTCCACGCTGATCTCCGCGGACGGCGGGCAGGCCCGGGTCGCGGGCCACGACGTCGCCACCGACCCGCAGGCCGTGCGCGCCGCGATCGGTGTCACCGGGCAGTTCTCCGCCGTCGACGGGCTGATCACCGGCGAGGAGAACATGCTGCTCATGGCGGACCTGCACCACCTGTCCAGGCGGGAGGGGCGGCGCACCGCCGCCGAGCTGCTGGAACGCTTCGACCTGACGGAGGCGGCGAGGAAGCCCGCCTCCACCTACTCCGGCGGCATGAAACGCCGCCTGGACATCGCGATGACCCTGGTCGGCGACCCGCGGATCATCTTCCTCGACGAGCCGACCACCGGCCTCGACCCCCGCTCCCGGCACACCATGTGGCAGATCATCCGCGGGCTCGTCACCGACGGCGTCACCGTCCTGCTCACCACCCAGTACCTGGACGAGGCCGACGAACTCGCCGACCGCATCGCCGTCCTCAACGACGGCAGGATCGCCGCCGAAGGCACCGCCGACGAACTCAAACGCCTCGTCCCCGGCGGCCACGTCCGACTGCGCTTCACCGACCCGACCGCCTACCGCAACGCCACCCTCGCCCTGCACGACGCCACCCGCGACGACGACGCACTGACACTCCAGATCCCCAACGACGGCAGCCAACGCCAACTGCGCGCCGTCCTCGACCGACTGGACACGGCCGGCATCGACGCGGACGAACTCACCGTCCACACCCCCGACCTCGACGACGTCTTCTTCGCCCTCACCACCGGCACCGACCCCCAACCCCGCATCCCCAACCAGCCCACGGAGGCCGCACGATGA
- a CDS encoding GNAT family N-acetyltransferase, translating to MDIRPTTDQDLDVFVDTVHAAFGRFPETPAEDGGGVFWSAYEMDRSLLAVTADGRPVGTAGAYSFELTLPGGTLVPAAGVTAVGVLPSHRRQGVLTAMMRHQLTALRARGEFLSVLLASEALIYRRFGYGPATYTARLTVARHRAAFALPRARGAADAPAGGSDTGSVEVLRRAECGEILEEVYDRYRRAQPGALSRPHRWWSSGAGQPPISPAPRYIAVHRDADGAPDGYASYSLGESETLTVDEIIAADDAVFTALARFLLGHDLVARVVFKHVPPEHPLRWQLADFRAAEVSNDTDWLWVRLLDVPGALTARGWFTDGELVLDVDDPFLGEHGRYLLTVRDGKADCVPTDREPDLSLDVSDLGSVYLGGTAPSTLVRAGHIRAHRPGAAARADALFRAERSPHCLHWF from the coding sequence ATGGACATCCGTCCCACGACCGATCAGGACCTCGACGTCTTCGTCGACACCGTCCACGCCGCGTTCGGGCGCTTCCCGGAGACCCCGGCCGAGGACGGCGGCGGGGTCTTCTGGTCGGCGTACGAGATGGACCGCAGTCTGCTCGCCGTGACGGCGGACGGGCGGCCCGTCGGCACCGCCGGTGCGTACTCCTTCGAGCTCACCCTGCCAGGTGGGACCCTCGTCCCGGCCGCCGGGGTGACCGCCGTCGGCGTCCTGCCCTCGCACCGACGCCAGGGCGTGCTCACCGCGATGATGCGGCATCAGCTGACGGCGCTGCGGGCGCGCGGGGAGTTCCTCTCCGTCCTGCTGGCCTCCGAGGCCCTGATCTACCGCAGGTTCGGCTACGGACCGGCGACCTACACGGCCCGACTCACGGTGGCGCGCCACCGGGCCGCGTTCGCTCTTCCCCGGGCGCGCGGAGCGGCCGACGCCCCTGCAGGCGGCTCGGACACCGGCTCGGTCGAGGTGCTGCGGCGTGCCGAGTGCGGCGAGATCCTGGAGGAGGTCTACGACCGGTACCGTCGCGCACAGCCCGGCGCGCTGTCGCGGCCGCACCGCTGGTGGTCCTCGGGCGCAGGCCAGCCCCCGATCTCTCCGGCGCCGCGCTACATCGCCGTCCACCGGGACGCCGACGGCGCCCCGGACGGGTACGCCAGCTACTCTCTCGGCGAGTCCGAGACCTTGACCGTCGACGAGATCATCGCCGCCGATGACGCCGTCTTCACGGCCCTGGCCCGCTTCCTGCTCGGACACGACCTGGTCGCTCGGGTCGTCTTCAAGCACGTCCCGCCCGAGCACCCGCTGCGCTGGCAGCTCGCGGACTTCCGCGCCGCCGAGGTGAGCAACGACACCGACTGGCTCTGGGTGCGGCTGCTGGACGTCCCGGGTGCGCTGACCGCGCGCGGCTGGTTCACGGACGGCGAGCTCGTCCTGGACGTCGACGACCCGTTCCTCGGCGAGCACGGCCGCTACCTGCTGACCGTCCGGGACGGCAAGGCCGACTGCGTTCCGACGGACCGGGAGCCCGACCTGTCCCTGGACGTCAGCGACCTGGGCTCGGTCTACCTCGGCGGCACCGCCCCGAGCACGCTCGTGCGGGCCGGACACATCCGGGCCCACCGCCCGGGCGCGGCCGCCCGCGCCGACGCCCTCTTCCGCGCCGAGCGCTCCCCGCACTGCCTGCACTGGTTCTGA